The sequence TGTCTTTTATCTTTACAAGTAGCTTTATCAATCAATATACACACATGCTTGCCTTCTATCTTCACGGTTTTGAAGCAAATCACTCGTTGATTGGAACgggtttggttttgatttgtttcttgagCTTAAAAACTTAACCTTTAGAGCTTACCGCAAGTTATAGAGTTGATTTGGGCCAAAGTTGCAAACTTTCACTTGAGAAATTGCGTTATCAATCAATCATGTAGCTCTTACGACTTTGTATTGGTTGGTGCTCTTTGTCTGTACTCTGTAGTTTATGCAAAGGTCCGCTCTgaaagaggaggagaagaagaagattgatgAAGAGCCTAACGGGAGCTTTCCTTCCCTTGGAACTGTTGCAAAGAAGTGGTACTTGTTTGTTTAGCTTATTACTTGATGATTAATGTTTTGTATGTGTTGtcctaacctttttttttgttgtttttggttCTTCATTGGTTACTTCTCTGTGCGCATGAATCATGACAGTAGTTCTTATAGTTTTGGTTATTTGTCAGtatgtttgtttgtgttttctgaatgtctgattttattttgaattgcAGTGTGGTCATAACAGACTGGGATCCTCAGCCAGGAGCATCGTTAGGACGCATGTCGTTTCAGTCTTTCAACCCTTCTATCGAGGTCTGTGTCAGTGGCGCTATGGCCTGATATAGTTTTTACGGTTCATGTTGTGGCTTTCTATAATAAAAACTCTTACTTTCATTAGAAACTGAATGAAGAGGCGATAAGCGGTGGACAAACAGATGCTTCTCCCACGAGCTCTAGCAGTAATGGTGGAAGAATGTCTTTTAGGTCCGTCTGTGTACCCTTCGCTTTTATATTCCTTTTGGTTGGTTCAATGCGAGATCCATTTGTCACCTATCATTTGCTtctctttttacatttttaaaactgTAAGTAGCCAAAACGTAATCCTCTTTCAGTGAACCGAAGAAGGTTGAGACGAGCCGGGAAACAAATGGTGGTGACTTGAAAAGGAAACTGTCCGAGGAACAAAACCATCCAAGCAAGTCCAAGAGGAGCAGTGACAAACCATCACCGAGCAACAGACAAGGCGATGGTTTCAAGAAACCCAAGAGCTGGAGCGGTTTGAAACCACCGAAATCTCAAACCAAAAATTAGCTAAAGCTCAGCGACCTAGTTCAAATTAGTTCACATGTTTTATAAGATCATTCGTCACGCGCTGTCTGTATCATCATCATTCACATGGTGTTGATGGTTGTTTTATGCTTGTGTTTAGCTCCAGATATATGATGAAACAGTTTTGACTTTCAATTAAGATTACTACAAGTATCATTCATGTGATCAAACAGACTCTACAATACCATTAAGATTCGACATGTATGCTTCACTAGGTGATACAGCTGACGGGATGGTGGCTCCACTAAGGGTCACTCGTTTTCATATACAACTCATCATGTCTTCTACAAAGCAAAATTTATACTAATCGTAATTAAATTCTATGTTGTAAATTCTACAATCAACCAACACTTTCCAATATACAATATCCTATTATAATCCATTGTATTTATATACCGAAAAGAATACTACCAACTAAGTCAGTCATTTGCATTCTTCAGCAAATATTTATCAGATTTAGTACTAATgagatttttcttttatataaaaaaaacaattaaaataaaaagaaaggcTTTCAAGTCTCAACAATTAAAAGCATTGAAGTATGAACCTAATTACAATATATAGACCAACTAAACTTATGGTCGGATGAGCATTCGGTATCGAACAATAAGGCAATTCCATAAGATCagatcaaataaattaaatttgcaAATTAATGTTGACCACTATaactaaagaaaacaaaaagtctAAAATTGTCTGAAAAGTTATGCAAGTGTAATACCGAGAGGGTTTTAGCAAATAAGCCTTTTATGTTAATGGTCTTACATCGTGTTCCAAAACgttacaaaaaaagagaggGTCTCTTCGCATCACTTACTCTCTTCTTGGTAACACAATGTATTTCATATGTTGGTCTGCAGCTCGCATGGATTCTTGTCTATAGCCTGGCACACTATTAGAGTAGTAAACCAATTAGTCCAATTGTATTTCGGTATAAGAGCTACTAGCATTTCGTAGACATAAAGTACAAGACTTTGGAACATTGAAAAGTTCCATGTCCAAGTGTCCGAGAAGAAAAAGCTTCGGCACTAAATAAAGTCTTCATCTTTTACTAGTCAAAAAATGATGTCCATAACTTGTCAAAGGCAAACACAGATATGTATATCCCGTTATCATATTACAGTACAACTTAACTAAAATCATGTGAAtactaagcaaaaaaaaaaaaaaaaccctacaACTCTCCGTTAATCTTATAATAGATGCAATCATATCATGCAACAACCCAAAAAAATCGCCACCTTGTAATCAATCATCTACTTGGGTTTTTGGTAGTGATAACCGTAAACGCAGTGCACCAATCTCGTCTCACTGAATCTTGAACCTTGCCATCCCCAACAAAAGGTGTCCAAGCTTCTTCTCCTGCGTTTCCCATACACCAGCTTACCTTCTCCGGTGCGTTCTCAAAATCAAACTTCAACGGCGGCAATGCCGGCGGCTCTTTAGCCTTTCTACTGGATTTATTCCTTCCTTTGCCTTCCAAATGCTGCAAACACAAGACTCCATAAGTAACCACGAGTATGAAAAATGCGAAAGGTTCAAACTTTAAACTCACGTCTGAACTGGAACCAGTGTTCTTTGCTTTCTTGCTTCCTTTCTTAGGGGTGGTTCCATGTTCCAAGTAGTAGAGTACTTCGGTCCTGGACCGAAACTTACGTCCTGTGATTGGTTCCAGATagtactacaaaaaaaaaaaaaaaaacagaataataCACAATATGTCATAACAACTCTTTAACAAAATCAATCTCTGCATTGGACGTTACAAAATCATGAATGACAATCTTCACCTAAAGTGGATCCCACCAGAGGAATCTAACTAACGATAATCACATTTATAACGGCCTTAACACATTAACACACATCTATTACAACAACACACTTCAAACTAAGAAGCTACGAGGCGGCACTTTTGGAGATGTTGATACCTTGTCCACGGAACCAGCTTTAGCGCCGGAGGCTCGGACCTTATCTTCGACTCTCCAGCCAGGTGGCAGCCAGCTGTTGTCTAATGGCGCCGAACGCTTCCGCGACTTCGATCCCGAGTTATCCGGCGATGGATTCACCTGATCTGACATCCCGATCGCTTCGCTGCCTCTCTGAACCGGCGGCTGCGTCGCGCTGCTTCCTAGGGTTCCGTCGGCGGCGGGGGTGGGGGAGGAGATGAAGGAGCCGGTGGAGAGGAGCGGATCGGGAGGGAAGTCGCCGGGGATAGATCCGGGTTGGGTTACGTGATCCGACGGTGTGGGGATTGACATGGGAGTTGGATGTGATTCGTCCTCTCTGTTTCTGGGGTTTTTCGAGTTGGGTCAAAGTTAAAACCGAAATCGAATAATACTAAAATCACTCTTATCTGTATTGTGCTACGCGCACTGTACCGAACCGTCCTGTTTGTTAACTCAagtaatcttattttatttattttcttgcaTATTCACAACGTAGTTGTAATTACACTGCGAGAGGAAAATTTTGAAAGTTATATGTAATTGATAGGAGATTAATTAAAGAAGAATTGCTTAGGAtactccttttttttcttttttatcgtAAAAAGAAACTCCAAAAAAAAgcccaaaataaattttatcaaatagtaaataattaaatatatcttttttttataaaaaagatattttttaaattataaaaatttaaatttgaaattataaaaaagttatttttattacttttattttatttttttaacttttatatatcTCATAAAGCAAAGAGTAGAAGAATCTTTTGCttctttaatgaattttttAGGTCATTTTTCtcgttgaaattttttttgaaacaatttttttaaaaaactatttaataaaattgtccttaatcaaaatcaaaaagaCAATAAAAGAAACACTATTGGTGTGATAtacataattattaaaaaattttactGACTTTGGTTGAGTTGCttcaaatcaaaattacaaAGAACAATTTGCATAGAAATatgattatataaacaaaaattgtaattggtagaaaaaaaatcaatttaaagtttttctttttatcattttcttttagTTCGGATATCCTTCTCATGAGTTTTGATTAGAAGCATTTTCTATGCACAATTGACGGTCCAGATTCGTCGTACTCCGCttttgcaatccacatctataAATTACATAGCAATATTACCACAgataaaatgttaatatttaaaaaatgttgattatgtttaaaatgtttttaccTGTTGGAAAGTGCTGAGTGAAGCCAATATAGAACCACCGATCCAAACACTGTACTTCCTCTCCGGTGGAGCCACAACCTTAATCTTCATACTACTTGGAGCCAAGGCCGTAATCTCTTTGCT is a genomic window of Brassica napus cultivar Da-Ae chromosome A2, Da-Ae, whole genome shotgun sequence containing:
- the LOC106360100 gene encoding uncharacterized protein LOC106360100; translation: MAKREISSTLRNLKFMQRSALKEEEKKKIDEEPNGSFPSLGTVAKKCVVITDWDPQPGASLGRMSFQSFNPSIEKLNEEAISGGQTDASPTSSSSNGGRMSFSEPKKVETSRETNGGDLKRKLSEEQNHPSKSKRSSDKPSPSNRQGDGFKKPKSWSGLKPPKSQTKN
- the LOC106361833 gene encoding methyl-CpG-binding domain-containing protein 6; this encodes MSIPTPSDHVTQPGSIPGDFPPDPLLSTGSFISSPTPAADGTLGSSATQPPVQRGSEAIGMSDQVNPSPDNSGSKSRKRSAPLDNSWLPPGWRVEDKVRASGAKAGSVDKYYLEPITGRKFRSRTEVLYYLEHGTTPKKGSKKAKNTGSSSDHLEGKGRNKSSRKAKEPPALPPLKFDFENAPEKVSWCMGNAGEEAWTPFVGDGKVQDSVRRDWCTAFTVITTKNPSR